In the genome of Candidatus Moraniibacteriota bacterium, one region contains:
- a CDS encoding GGDEF domain-containing protein: protein MESFENSIDSVPPEKYSRSERNIERKRESFVQEIEEKAKTLGMSPEEYLAAYAKNEKNSRERVGKENTNAAKKLFELGSATSAEINNTLHDKTGLQIELEHQRELATQDPLTGLLNRRGFDGALSDLNSAIQKYNKHSQVGAERRRDRHSKEPQPYCLLTIDIDKFKFVNDTKGHEAGDILLQKIAQIFRENTRPHESTLGRIGGDEFSISLAMDIDAACKVAERIRQAIEQAFLIAEENTSLVTASIGVAPYVPNIQSHERNADMAVYAAKGEWSSIDTATDLDGPIDVQMDKAAKGRNRVCIFNNNTLSEYQAEKH, encoded by the coding sequence ATGGAGAGTTTTGAAAATTCAATCGATTCAGTTCCGCCAGAAAAATATTCCCGCTCCGAAAGAAACATCGAACGGAAACGAGAAAGCTTCGTTCAAGAGATAGAGGAAAAAGCTAAGACGCTCGGCATGTCACCCGAAGAATACCTAGCAGCCTATGCAAAAAATGAAAAAAATTCTCGAGAACGAGTAGGCAAGGAGAATACCAACGCCGCGAAGAAATTATTCGAACTCGGAAGCGCAACCAGTGCAGAGATAAACAATACATTGCACGACAAGACAGGTCTTCAGATCGAACTCGAGCACCAAAGAGAACTCGCAACCCAAGATCCGTTGACCGGACTTCTCAATCGCCGCGGCTTCGATGGAGCTCTCAGTGATCTCAACTCAGCTATTCAAAAATACAACAAACACTCCCAAGTTGGCGCCGAACGACGACGCGATCGACACAGCAAAGAACCTCAGCCGTATTGTCTCCTCACTATCGACATAGATAAATTTAAGTTCGTGAACGATACGAAAGGTCATGAAGCCGGAGATATATTGCTTCAAAAAATAGCTCAAATTTTTCGAGAGAACACTCGCCCACATGAAAGCACTCTCGGTCGAATTGGAGGAGATGAATTCAGTATCTCTCTCGCGATGGATATAGATGCCGCTTGCAAAGTCGCTGAACGCATTCGACAAGCTATCGAACAGGCGTTTCTCATTGCTGAAGAAAACACATCTCTCGTTACCGCAAGCATCGGCGTCGCTCCCTATGTTCCCAATATCCAAAGTCACGAGAGAAATGCAGATATGGCAGTCTACGCGGCAAAAGGCGAGTGGAGCTCCATCGACACTGCTACAGATCTCGACGGTCCGATTGACGTGCAAATGGACAAGGCCGCTAAAGGCAGAAACCGAGTATGTATCTTCAATAACAACACTCTTTCCGAATACCAAGCAGAAAAACATTAG
- a CDS encoding A/G-specific adenine glycosylase — protein MKVLPTKISSEKISFFESVLLDFFEKAGREHLPWRREGISAYEVWVSEIMLQQTQVSRVIGYYEKFLKQFPTVQSLARASWEEFLPYYAGLGYYARGRNMLRTAKMVVDEYDGKFPNDIGVLQKLPGIGSYTAAAISSFAYGEEQIAWDTNLRRVIGRFFFGTKRADEWRFTIGNSRSRNRKVKKLEKRSVLNERNIRISAPEAIGRVFSVRTKTLNAALMDFGSATCLGRPKCSACPLRERCRYFREGGKQELGTGETEKPVKERLRSDWKNARVEATLHENHQKYFSSLKTSYRPFVLDAAHNTRAGIKQWFRERYGLEVAVRPPHDKVVISRVPTLRVNVQILSGNHDFTEFSRTDISAT, from the coding sequence ATGAAAGTTTTACCTACGAAGATTTCTTCGGAAAAAATAAGTTTCTTCGAATCCGTCTTGTTGGACTTTTTTGAGAAGGCCGGGCGGGAGCATTTACCGTGGCGACGGGAGGGAATTTCGGCGTATGAAGTATGGGTGTCTGAAATAATGCTCCAGCAGACGCAGGTGTCGCGTGTCATTGGGTACTATGAAAAGTTTCTGAAGCAATTCCCGACAGTTCAGAGCTTAGCTCGAGCATCATGGGAAGAATTTCTGCCGTATTATGCCGGACTTGGCTATTATGCGCGCGGGCGAAACATGCTGCGGACGGCGAAAATGGTCGTCGACGAGTATGATGGGAAATTCCCGAATGATATCGGTGTTTTGCAGAAACTTCCAGGCATTGGTTCTTACACGGCAGCAGCGATTTCGAGTTTTGCGTACGGCGAGGAGCAAATAGCCTGGGACACGAATCTTCGTCGAGTCATTGGGCGATTTTTTTTCGGGACGAAGAGGGCGGATGAATGGAGATTTACGATCGGCAATTCGAGATCAAGGAACCGGAAAGTCAAGAAGCTTGAGAAACGCAGTGTTTTGAATGAAAGAAATATCAGAATAAGCGCTCCGGAAGCGATTGGACGTGTGTTCTCTGTGCGAACGAAGACGCTGAATGCGGCTCTGATGGATTTTGGAAGTGCGACGTGTTTGGGAAGGCCGAAGTGTTCGGCGTGTCCACTCCGAGAGAGGTGTCGGTATTTTAGGGAAGGCGGGAAGCAAGAGCTAGGAACAGGAGAGACCGAGAAACCAGTCAAAGAGCGACTGCGATCTGACTGGAAGAATGCGCGAGTCGAGGCGACTCTTCATGAAAATCATCAAAAATACTTCTCATCGCTCAAGACTTCGTATCGGCCGTTTGTATTGGATGCGGCGCACAATACGCGAGCAGGCATCAAGCAGTGGTTTCGGGAGCGGTATGGATTGGAGGTGGCAGTTCGCCCTCCCCACGATAAGGTTGTTATTTCGCGTGTGCCGACACTTCGGGTCAATGTGCAGATTCTTTCCGGGAATCATGATTTCACCGAGTTCTCAAGGACGGATATCTCTGCGACATGA